A genomic segment from Streptomyces sp. NBC_00459 encodes:
- a CDS encoding NAD(P)/FAD-dependent oxidoreductase, translating to MNNGHRIVVLGAGYTGLFCAIRLAHRTRRTGVKITLVNPSGRFVERLRMHQIAAGQELADHRIPDLLTGTGVTFVQGAATAIDPEARQITVDDAETLGYDTLVYALGSSTDTGKVPGADTHAFTLNNPEIAGRFATRLTEVAASGGTVTVCGGGLTGVEAATEIAESHPGLDVTLISLDEPGGMMGAKARAYLYGALDRLGVTLETGARVTKVLPDAVELADGRLVRSDACLWTTGVKVSPLAADAGIATDDRGLILVDATLRSVSHPEIHAIGDAAAVRLAWGQIHGTCQSGLPTAQYTADTIARLVRGKAVKPFRFGYFHQPVSLGRRDAVIQFTKADETPRRMHLTGRSAVAYKEMVSGSPLTTYRLSKRMNVTTIVSKGGRATRKPVA from the coding sequence ATGAACAACGGCCACCGCATCGTCGTCCTCGGCGCCGGCTACACGGGCTTGTTCTGTGCCATCCGGCTGGCCCACCGCACCCGCCGGACCGGCGTGAAGATCACCCTGGTCAACCCCTCCGGCCGGTTCGTCGAGCGGCTGCGGATGCACCAGATCGCCGCCGGGCAGGAGCTCGCCGACCACCGGATCCCCGACCTCCTCACCGGCACGGGCGTCACGTTCGTCCAGGGCGCCGCCACCGCCATCGACCCCGAGGCCCGGCAGATCACCGTCGACGACGCCGAGACCCTCGGGTACGACACGCTCGTCTACGCACTGGGCAGCTCGACCGACACCGGAAAGGTCCCCGGCGCCGACACCCACGCGTTCACCCTCAACAACCCGGAGATCGCCGGTCGGTTCGCCACGCGCCTCACCGAGGTCGCCGCGTCCGGCGGCACGGTCACCGTCTGCGGCGGCGGCCTGACCGGCGTCGAGGCGGCCACCGAGATCGCCGAGAGCCACCCCGGCCTGGACGTCACGCTGATCAGCCTGGACGAGCCCGGCGGCATGATGGGTGCCAAGGCCCGCGCCTACCTCTACGGCGCGCTGGACCGCCTCGGCGTCACTCTTGAGACCGGCGCCCGCGTCACCAAGGTGCTGCCCGACGCCGTCGAACTGGCCGACGGCCGGCTCGTCCGCTCCGACGCCTGCCTGTGGACCACCGGCGTCAAGGTGTCGCCGCTCGCCGCCGACGCCGGGATCGCCACCGACGACCGCGGCCTCATCCTGGTCGACGCCACCCTGCGTTCGGTCTCCCACCCGGAGATCCACGCCATCGGCGACGCCGCCGCCGTCCGGCTGGCCTGGGGGCAGATCCACGGCACCTGCCAGAGTGGCCTGCCCACCGCCCAGTACACCGCCGACACCATCGCGCGACTCGTGCGCGGCAAGGCCGTCAAGCCCTTCCGCTTCGGCTACTTCCACCAGCCGGTCAGCCTCGGCCGCCGTGACGCCGTCATCCAGTTCACCAAGGCCGACGAAACCCCCCGCCGTATGCACCTCACCGGCCGGAGCGCCGTCGCGTACAAGGAGATGGTCAGCGGCAGCCCGCTCACGACCTACCGATTGAGCAAGCGCATGAACGTCACCACCATCGTCTCCAAGGGCGGCCGGGCCACCCGCAAGCCCGTGGCATGA